One segment of Coffea arabica cultivar ET-39 chromosome 7c, Coffea Arabica ET-39 HiFi, whole genome shotgun sequence DNA contains the following:
- the LOC113697834 gene encoding putative glycosyltransferase 7, giving the protein MLSPDQSHLQTAATMPKHNSLLRTKTSSFFSSCFLYAAGTSASFLLAWAFWSFFSSPAPSANPSFSRGLASEAALSCPAGKAGHNRSYDPPDPTFYDDPELSYTIEKTIKNWDEKRREWLEKHPSFAAGAADRILMVTGSQATPCKNPIGDHLLLRFFKNKADYCRIHGYDIFYNTVLLQPKMFSFWAKMPAVKAVMLAHPEAEWIWWVDSDAAFTDMDFTLPLDRYKAHNLVVHGWPHLIHREKSWTGLNAGVFLMRNCQWSMDFMEEWASMGPQAPEYDKWGVIQRTTFKDKTFPESDDQTGLAYLILKEREKWGNKIYMEDEYYFEGYWMEIVGTLENITDAYTGIEKRERRLRRRHAERVGESYGKVWEEHLKDAGYGRGSWRRPFMTHFTGCQPCSGDHNQMYSGQSCWDAMQIALNFADNQVLRRYGFVHRDLLDTSTVLPLPFDYPASDLVEGAS; this is encoded by the coding sequence ATGCTATCTCCAGACCAGTCACACCTTCAGACAGCAGCCACCATGCCTAAGCACAACAGCCTCCTCCGCACCAAAACCTCGTCGTTTTTCTCCAGCTGCTTTCTTTACGCCGCCGGAACTTCCGCTTCCTTTTTGTTAGCCTGGGCCTTCTGGTCCTTCTTCAGTAGCCCCGCCCCATCTGCGAATCCCTCTTTCTCGAGGGGCCTAGCTTCCGAGGCTGCCCTCAGCTGCCCCGCCGGGAAAGCGGGTCACAACCGGAGCTACGATCCGCCCGACCCGACTTTCTATGACGACCCGGAATTGAGCTACACCATTGAGAAGACCATCAAGAACTGGGATGAGAAGAGGCGGGAGTGGCTCGAGAAGCATCCCTCGTTCGCCGCCGGAGCAGCTGACAGGATTTTAATGGTCACGGGTTCTCAGGCGACGCCCTGCAAGAACCCGATCGGGGATCACTTGCTGTTGAGGTTCTTCAAGAATAAGGCGGACTACTGCAGGATCCACGGCTACGATATCTTCTACAACACCGTGCTGCTGCAGCCGAAGATGTTCTCGTTTTGGGCAAAAATGCCTGCCGTGAAAGCGGTCATGTTGGCCCATCCGGAGGCGGAGTGGATCTGGTGGGTAGATTCAGACGCAGCCTTCACCGACATGGACTTCACGCTGCCGCTGGATCGCTACAAGGCCCATAATTTAGTGGTCCACGGCTGGCCTCACTTGATTCACAGGGAGAAGAGCTGGACGGGGCTGAACGCGGGAGTGTTTCTGATGCGCAACTGTCAGTGGTCAATGGATTTCATGGAAGAATGGGCGAGCATGGGGCCTCAAGCCCCGGAGTACGACAAATGGGGCGTGATTCAGCGGACGACGTTCAAGGACAAGACGTTTCCGGAGTCAGACGATCAGACGGGGTTGGCTTATCTGATcctgaaagagagagagaaatgggGGAACAAAATTTACATGGAGGATGAATATTATTTTGAGGGGTACTGGATGGAAATCGTGGGGACGCTGGAGAACATCACCGACGCGTACACGGGGATCGAGAAGCGGGAGAGGAGGTTGAGGAGGAGGCATGCAGAGAGAGTGGGGGAGAGTTATGGTAAGGTGTGGGAGGAGCACCTTAAGGACGCTGGGTATGGGAGGGGGAGTTGGAGGAGACCGTTCATGACTCACTTCACGGGGTGTCAGCCTTGTAGCGGGGACCACAACCAGATGTACTCTGGACAGTCTTGCTGGGATGCGATGCAAATTGCTCTGAATTTTGCAGATAATCAGGTGCTTAGGAGATATGGGTTCGTGCACCGGGATCTATTGGATACGTCCACCGTCTTGCCTCTGCCGTTCGATTACCCGGCATCGGACCTTGTTGAAGGCGCTTCCTAG
- the LOC113700095 gene encoding galactomannan galactosyltransferase 1-like: MTRIKVHTKAPTFFRDCRSFILAVLVAILLFYALWSFTETAWTNLSVSTIFSNTTTDHCTSQPQSLNRTHDPPEPTFYDDPELCYTLDKPIDNWDDKRKSWLKLHPSFADNIQDRILLLTGSQPSPCKSPIGDHLLLRGFKNKADYCRIHGYDIFYSNACFDPKLCNVWAKVAVIRASMVAHPEAEWIWWMDSDAIITDMDFKIPLQRYKEHNLVVPGWPNLVYEKKSWVAVNTGSFLMRNCEWSLEFLDVWASMSPRSPDYKYWSETVMSTLSDKVIPGADEQSSLVYLLLREKKKWGDMIYLENQYYLHGYWVEIVGRLNDIIKKYLDTEAKVPVLRRRVAEVVSESLDGVWEKYLRDAGGFGNSGWRRPFITHFTGCQPCTGKRDPAYKGNACWVAMEKALNFADNQVLRRYGFMHPDLGNGSSVFPVPFDFPADEKEELV, from the coding sequence ATGACCAGAATCAAGGTTCACACCAAAGCGCCGACATTTTTCAGAGATTGCAGGTCCTTCATCCTCGCTGTATTAGTCGCCATTCTACTCTTTTATGCTCTCTGGTCCTTCACTGAAACTGCTTGGACAAACTTATCCGTCTCCACCATTTTTTCAAACACCACCACCGACCACTGCACTTCCCAACCCCAATCCCTCAACCGAACCCACGACCCGCCAGAACCCACGTTTTACGACGACCCGGAACTCTGTTACACCCTAGACAAGCCCATCGATAACTGGGACGACAAGAGAAAATCATGGCTGAAACTTCACCCCTCGTTTGCCGACAACATCCAAGACCGCATACTCCTCCTCACAGGATCACAGCCCTCACCCTGCAAGAGCCCCATCGGCGATCATCTACTCCTCAGAGGTTTCAAGAACAAAGCCGACTACTGCAGAATCCACGGCTACGATATCTTCTACAGTAATGCTTGTTTTGATCCGAAATTGTGCAACGTCTGGGCTAAAGTAGCTGTAATTCGAGCTTCCATGGTGGCCCACCCGGAAGCCGAGTGGATCTGGTGGATGGACTCGGATGCCATCATCACCGACATGGACTTCAAAATTCCGTTACAGAGGTACAAGGAGCACAATCTCGTGGTACCCGGCTGGCCCAACTTGGTTTACGAGAAGAAGAGCTGGGTAGCCGTAAACACCGGGAGTTTTCTGATGAGAAATTGTGAATGGTCCTTGGAGTTCTTGGATGTTTGGGCGAGCATGAGCCCGCGGAGCCCCGATTACAAGTATTGGAGCGAAACGGTAATGTCCACCCTTTCGGATAAGGTTATTCCAGGAGCTGATGAGCAATCGTCTCTAGTTTATTTACTATtgagggaaaagaagaaatgGGGAGACATGATTTATCTGGAAAATCAGTATTACTTGCATGGCTATTGGGTCGAAATTGTGGGGAGGTTAAATGACATAATTAAGAAGTATTTGGATACAGAGGCAAAGGTGCCGGTGCTGAGGAGGAGAGTTGCGGAAGTGGTGAGTGAGAGCTTGGATGGGGTGTGGGAGAAGTACCTGAGAGATGCGGGTGGTTTTGGAAATAGTGGGTGGAGACGGCCGTTTATTACTCATTTTACCGGATGTCAGCCGTGTACCGGGAAACGTGACCCGGCGTACAAGGGGAACGCCTGCTGGGTTGCGATGGAGAAGGCTCTGAATTTTGCCGATAATCAGGTTCTCCGGAGGTATGGTTTTATGCACCCGGATTTAGGGAATGGGTCGTCGGTTTTTCCAGTACCCTTTGATTTTCCGGCCGACGAGAAGGAAGAATTGGTGTAG
- the LOC113697894 gene encoding glycosyltransferase 6-like: protein MSRAKAQTKQSSYISRDSSRSYFLAVFVSMVLVFVICSLTETLPSFQNRISTTGADTCNGEPPAVNRTHDPKQATFYDEPELTYTLGKTIKDWDKKRKSWLNLHPSFAAGADTRILIVTGSQPSPCKNPIGDHLLLRCFKNKADYSRIHGYDIFYNTACLDPKLCNVWAKVALIRAAMVAHPEAEWIWWMDSDAVFTDMYFKVPLQRYKQHNLVVPGWPDMVYEKKSWVSLNTGSFFTRNCQWSLDFLDVWARMSPRSPDYKFWSETLMSTLSDKMFPGADEQSSLVYLLLTEKKKLGDKIYLENQYDLSSYWVGVVGKLDKFTRTEADAEKNLPLLRRRRAEVVSESVGGVWEKYLENNTASEGKRPFITHFTGCQPCSGNHDPSYVGNTCWDAMERTLNYADNQVLRNLGFVHRDISRGSYVLPLAFDFPSEVLQRKKSGEEYNR from the coding sequence ATGTCTAGAGCTAAAGCTCAGACCAAACAATCATCATATATTTCCAGAGATAGCAGCAGGTCGTACTTCCTCGCTGTATTTGTCTCCATGGTACTCGTCTTTGTCATATGTTCCTTGACAGAAACTTTGCCCAGTTTCCAAAATAGGATTTCAACTACCGGTGCTGATACCTGTAACGGCGAACCACCAGCCGTAAATCGAACCCACGACCCTAAACAAGCCACTTTTTACGACGAACCCGAGCTAACTTACACGCTAGGCAAAACCATCAAAGACTGGGACAAGAAGAGAAAGTCCTGGCTAAACCTTCATCCCTCGTTCGCCGCGGGTGCCGACACACGTATTCTCATCGTGACGGGGTCTCAGCCTTCGCCATGCAAGAATCCCATCGGGGATCATCTACTCCTGAGGTGTTTCAAGAACAAGGCTGATTATTCCAGAATCCACGGCTACGATATCTTTTACAACACCGCATGTTTAGACCCCAAGCTGTGCAACGTTTGGGCTAAGGTAGCTTTAATTCGGGCTGCCATGGTGGCCCACCCGGAAGCGGAGTGGATCTGGTGGATGGACTCCGATGCTGTCTTTACTGACATGTACTTTAAAGTTCCGTTACAGAGGTACAAGCAGCATAATCTGGTTGTTCCCGGATGGCCCGACATGGTTTACGAGAAGAAGAGTTGGGTTTCTCTAAATACCGGGAGTTTCTTCACGAGAAATTGTCAGTGGTCTTTGGATTTTTTGGATGTCTGGGCTCGCATGAGCCCCCGAAGCCCTGATTACAAGTTCTGGAGTGAAACTTTAATGTCTACGCTTTCGGATAAGATGTTCCCGGGAGCAGATGAGCAGTCGTCTTTGGTTTATTTGCTGTTGacagaaaagaagaaattgggGGATAAGATTTATTTAGAGAATCAGTACGACTTGAGCTCTTATTGGGTAGGCGTAGTTGGAAAGCTTGATAAATTTACGAGGACGGAGGCTGACGCAGAGAAGAATTTGCCCTTGCTAAGGAGGAGAAGGGCGGAGGTGGTGAGCGAGAGCGTTGGTGGGGTGTGGGAGAAGTACTTGGAAAATAATACCGCTAGCGAGGGTAAACGGCCGTTTATTACGCATTTCACGGGATGCCAGCCCTGCAGCGGAAACCATGACCCCTCCTACGTTGGAAATACCTGCTGGGATGCAATGGAGAGGACTCTGAATTATGCTGATAATCAGGTCCTTCGTAACTTGGGTTTTGTGCACAGGGATATAAGCCGTGGCTCTTACGTTTTACCCCTAGCCTTTGATTTTCCATCGGAAGTGCTGCAAAGAAAGAAATCCGGTGAAGAATATAACAGGTGA
- the LOC113697960 gene encoding glycosyltransferase 6-like gives MLHTLYHKQSGSGSRKEDTQTLPLRKEKVVAMSKAKLHSRPPSLSRDKSVFIAAAITVLLVCVIWSFTGPFSNFPTLFSSDCSGSPGQFFNRADDPQETTFYDDPDISYTVDGNPVKNWDEKRKEWLKLHPTFAAGVQNRMLLLTGSQPSPCKSPSGDHLLLRCFKNKVDYCRIHGCDVFYNNAYLNPKMKSYWAKIPLIRASMLAHPEAEWIWWMDSDAIFTDMDFKVPLRRYKHHNFVVHGWPNLIYEKKSWVAVNAGIFLIRNCQWSMEFLDVWARMGPQSPEYARWGQTLRSTFKDKMFPESDDQSALVYLLLKEKRKWGDMMYVENEYSLHGYWAAVVGRIDNITGRYEKIERQEVKLRRRHAEAVGERYGKLWEEHLEDAGDRKGGWRRPFITHFTGCQPCSGDHNPSYVGKDCWVGMERALNFADNQVLRNFGFVHPDLRNGSVSPLAFDFPGAEASEDSLA, from the coding sequence ATGCTCCACACTCTATACCATAAACAGTCAGGCAGCGGCAGTAGGAAGGAGGATACTCAGACTCTCCCCTTGAGAAAGGAGAAAGTGGTAGCCATGTCCAAAGCCAAACTTCATAGCAGACCGCCATCCTTGTCTAGAGATAAATCCGTGTTCATTGCAGCAGCAATCACTGTATTACTTGTTTGTGTTATTTGGTCTTTCACAGGACCTTTCTCCAACTTTCCGACCTTATTCTCTTCAGACTGCTCAGGTAGTCCGGGCCAGTTCTTTAACCGAGCGGACGACCCTCAAGAAACAACGTTTTATGACGACCCTGATATCAGTTACACCGTAGACGGCAATCCCGTTAAGAACTGGGACGAGAAGAGAAAAGAATGGCTGAAACTCCATCCCACTTTCGCCGCCGGCGTCCAGAACCGTATGCTACTCCTCACTGGATCCCAGCCTTCGCCGTGTAAGAGCCCCTCCGGGGACCATTTACTCCTCAGGTGCTTCAAGAATAAAGTCGACTACTGCAGAATCCATGGCTGCGACGTCTTCTACAACAATGCATACCTGAATCCCAAGATGAAGTCTTATTGGGCCAAGATACCGTTGATCCGGGCCTCAATGCTGGCCCATCCCGAGGCTGAATGGATCTGGTGGATGGACTCTGATGCGATCTTCACCGACATGGATTTCAAGGTGCCACTGAGGAGGTACAAACACCATAATTTCGTCGTTCATGGCTGGCCCAACCTGATTTACGAGAAGAAGAGCTGGGTTGCCGTGAATGCAGGGATTTTTCTCATCAGAAACTGTCAATGGTCCATGGAATTCCTCGACGTTTGGGCCAGGATGGGCCCGCAAAGCCCAGAGTATGCACGGTGGGGTCAAACGCTGAGGTCGACGTTCAAGGACAAGATGTTCCCAGAGTCGGATGATCAGTCGGCCCTGGTTTACTTGCTGttgaaggaaaaaaggaaatggGGCGATATGATGTACGTGGAGAATGAATACTCGTTGCATGGTTACTGGGCTGCGGTGGTGGGGAGAATTGACAATATTACCGGAAGGTACGAGAAGATTGAGAGACAGGAGGTGAAGCTGAGGAGGAGACACGCGGAGGCGGTGGGGGAGAGGTACGGGAAGCTGTGGGAGGAGCATCTGGAAGACGCGGGCGACAGAAAAGGCGGGTGGAGGCGGCCGTTCATAACGCACTTCACGGGGTGTCAGCCGTGCAGCGGGGACCACAATCCATCCTACGTGGGGAAGGACTGCTGGGTGGGGATGGAGAGGGCTCTGAATTTTGCGGATAATCAGGTGCTTCGTAATTTTGGGTTCGTGCACCCGGATTTGCGGAACGGCTCAGTGTCACCGTTGGCTTTTGATTTTCCGGGAGCAGAGGCATCTGAGGATTCTCTAGCGTGA